A DNA window from Arachis hypogaea cultivar Tifrunner chromosome 18, arahy.Tifrunner.gnm2.J5K5, whole genome shotgun sequence contains the following coding sequences:
- the LOC112770187 gene encoding uncharacterized protein — translation MSSSHLRRRRHAVTSIEQSPPSSCHLRHTVTSIAQSPPSTSDLRRAAAVVRWNLEQPPPSRSRRRPLKVLHHWIPFNAVMSPFFQDMLDGVAGIGPGYKGPSYDTLRVNLLADLKRKCQMIVDSYRSAWKETGCTLMADEVIEWIRPDNIVHVVTDNAANYVAAGRLINKKFENIHWSPCAAYCLNLILKDISSMPHISNLATRASKITMFVYNHTVFLSWLRQRTYWREIVRPGRSANGRAVSAIILDNKFWDDCFTTCQIVSPLIKLLRLVDADDKPSLGIVYEDSVEVMKEIHLYRDRKESFDRPEAIPAAKRLQPDKWWRLFGSSAPCLQNMAVHILSQASASSG, via the exons ATGTCGAGCAGTCACCTCCGTCGCCGGCGTCACGCAGTCACCTCCATCGAGCAGTCACCTCCGTCGAGCTGTCACCTCCGTCACACAGTCACCTCCATCGCGCAGTCACCTCCTTCGACCAGTGACCTCCGTCGTGCAGCAGCCGTTGTTCGTTGGAACTTGGAACAACCACCTCCATCGCGCAGTAGGCGTCGTCCCTTGAAGGTGCTCCACCACTG GATTCCTTTCAATGCAGTTATGTCACCCTTTTTTCAAGATATGTTGGATGGTGTTGCTGGCATTGGGCCTGGTTATAAAGGTCCTTCTTATGATACATTGAGGGTTAACTTATTAGCCGATCTCAAAAGGAAGTGTCAAATGATTGTTGATAGCTATAGGTCTGCTTGGAAAGAAACTGGATGTACTCTCATGGCTGATG AGGTGATTGAATGGATTAGACCTGACAATATTGTTCATGTAGTTACAGATAATGCCGCGAATTATGTTGCTGCTGGTAGGCTTATtaataagaaatttgaaaatattcaCTGGTCACCTTGTGCTGCTTATTGCTTGAATCTTATTCTAAAAGATATAAGCAGCATGCCACATATTTCTAACCTTGCAACACGTGCTTCGAAGATTACCATGTTTGTGTATAATCATACGGTGTTCTTGTCTTGGCTAAGACAAAGAACTTATTGGAGGGAGATTGTTCGTCCAG GAAGGAGTGCTAATGGTAGAGCTGTGAGTGCAATTATCCTAGACAATAAATTTTGGGATGATTGTTTTACTACATGCCAAATTGTGAGTCCATTGATTAAATTGCTGAGGTTGGTAGATGCTGATGATAAACCATCATTGGGGATTGTTTATGAAG ATTCAGTTGAGGTAATGAAAGAAATACACTTATATAGAGATCGAAAGGAAAGCTTTGATAGGCCTGAAGCTATTCCAGCTGCAAAAAGACTTCAACCTG ATAAATGGTGGAGGTTGTTTGGTAGTTCTGCTCCATGTTTACAAAACATGGCAGTTCACATTCTTAGCCAAGCATCTGCTTCTTCAGG GTAA